Proteins encoded in a region of the Paenibacillus sp. E222 genome:
- a CDS encoding FRG domain-containing protein, with protein MNTQRYVKPMQKQFTIIYNLILTKKNNLRGVFMSKHSDNIFCEYTINSWEDCRKLFRSIEKWVFRGQSNSQWSLQTTLERGAKINNSNIRDIPMIERKIIEKFQRRAFHYLEKPPEVENVLEWLSLIQHHGGPTRLLDFSYSYFVALFFSIDQALQESTVFCLNKKLINAKGLETEKWRGLEDEKYFGTRKYCNEKLIEQTSSPLVMLIEPFNIHERLSSQQGLFAIPFEGHQAFEYNLSLTVNRFRKELPISKIIDNHDEDLIELLNQECALLKVNIPKDFHNEIRRELKLMNISSETIYPGIDGFTKSLYGEFDINYRS; from the coding sequence GTGAATACACAACGTTATGTGAAACCTATGCAAAAGCAATTTACAATTATATATAATCTGATTCTAACAAAAAAAAATAACTTAAGAGGTGTTTTTATGAGTAAGCACAGTGACAATATTTTCTGTGAGTATACGATTAATTCATGGGAAGACTGCAGAAAGTTATTTAGAAGCATTGAAAAGTGGGTATTTAGGGGACAATCAAATAGTCAATGGTCATTACAAACTACATTAGAAAGAGGAGCTAAAATCAATAACTCTAATATTAGAGATATTCCAATGATTGAAAGAAAAATTATTGAAAAATTTCAACGTAGAGCTTTTCATTACTTGGAAAAGCCTCCAGAAGTAGAGAATGTTTTAGAGTGGTTATCTTTAATACAACATCATGGAGGACCAACGAGATTATTAGACTTTTCCTATTCATACTTTGTGGCTTTGTTTTTTTCAATTGATCAGGCATTGCAAGAATCTACTGTCTTCTGCCTAAATAAAAAGTTAATCAATGCGAAGGGTCTTGAAACAGAAAAATGGAGAGGTTTAGAGGATGAGAAGTATTTTGGGACAAGAAAATATTGTAATGAAAAATTAATTGAACAAACTTCAAGCCCACTTGTAATGTTAATTGAGCCCTTTAATATACATGAGCGACTCTCCAGTCAGCAAGGTCTATTCGCTATTCCATTTGAAGGACATCAAGCATTTGAATACAATCTGTCCTTAACTGTAAATAGATTTAGAAAGGAATTACCAATAAGTAAGATAATTGATAATCATGATGAAGATTTAATAGAGTTATTGAATCAGGAATGTGCATTGCTTAAAGTGAATATTCCAAAAGATTTTCATAATGAAATTAGAAGAGAATTAAAGTTAATGAATATATCTAGTGAAACTATTTATCCAGGAATTGATGGCTTTACAAAATCATTATATGGTGAATTTGATATAAATTATCGATCTTAA
- a CDS encoding NUDIX domain-containing protein — protein sequence MIRNTVRALIIQKDNLLLIKKKRANIGVYYVLPGGAQEENETLEQALSRECMEELGIEI from the coding sequence ATGATTCGAAATACAGTAAGAGCATTGATTATTCAGAAAGACAATCTTTTATTAATAAAGAAAAAGAGAGCAAATATAGGTGTTTATTATGTACTACCTGGAGGAGCTCAAGAAGAGAATGAAACATTGGAACAGGCTTTAAGTCGCGAGTGTATGGAAGAACTGGGTATCGAAATATAG
- a CDS encoding DUF5919 domain-containing protein has product MEKNKNELLVYIVVLLLGVIAIVSGQFLGNTINGIFTSIGTSILASAIIYFLLNHFVGSPILPIVSSLQKLDLSLKESVELLNQTSKVGLIGIWSRRMSIDNEIWIKKIKESKSTIDILGYAVHFLPEHYEFNELIETKNKEGCRIRILLGKPDGYYIKARNEEEKNEGSISDRIKTTLARLSPLLEQGFIEIRLHDAPLYNSIYKFDSEMLVTPHLYGLRGAAAPLMNLKEIDKGIFEIYNKHFEDIWSISEDYSLSKQD; this is encoded by the coding sequence TTGGAAAAAAATAAAAATGAATTGCTCGTATATATTGTTGTTTTACTTTTAGGGGTTATTGCTATTGTAAGTGGCCAATTCTTAGGAAACACTATCAATGGTATTTTCACTAGTATTGGAACATCTATACTTGCCTCGGCTATCATATATTTTTTGTTGAATCATTTCGTAGGTAGTCCTATTCTTCCTATAGTTTCGAGTTTGCAAAAGTTGGATTTGAGTTTGAAAGAGTCGGTGGAACTCTTAAATCAAACATCCAAAGTAGGTTTGATAGGGATATGGAGCAGAAGGATGTCAATAGATAACGAGATATGGATAAAGAAAATTAAAGAATCTAAGTCGACTATAGATATTTTAGGATATGCTGTTCATTTCCTTCCAGAGCATTATGAGTTCAATGAGCTGATTGAAACTAAAAACAAAGAAGGATGTCGTATAAGAATTTTATTAGGTAAGCCTGATGGCTACTACATAAAAGCAAGAAACGAAGAAGAGAAGAACGAAGGATCTATTTCTGACCGAATTAAAACAACGTTGGCCAGATTAAGTCCTTTACTAGAACAAGGATTTATAGAAATTAGACTACATGATGCACCACTCTACAATTCAATTTATAAATTCGATTCAGAAATGTTAGTGACTCCTCATCTTTATGGATTGAGAGGAGCTGCTGCTCCCTTAATGAATTTAAAGGAGATTGATAAAGGGATTTTTGAAATATACAATAAGCATTTTGAAGATATATGGTCTATTTCGGAAGATTATTCGCTATCAAAACAAGATTAA
- a CDS encoding NUDIX domain-containing protein, producing MSRKDYYYDNNAPKPNSIIAAASAIVTNSENQILLHRRRDNNSWSLLGGAMEYGENIERTVIREVKEESGLEVRVEKLIGIYSDPNHIIEYSNGEIRQQFSICFHCILESGEISVSNESYEVRFFEKEEVFKVNMHPAQKIRLEDFFSNSSKSMIR from the coding sequence TTGAGTAGAAAAGATTATTATTATGACAATAACGCTCCTAAGCCAAATTCTATTATTGCAGCAGCTTCGGCCATTGTGACTAATAGTGAAAATCAAATATTACTTCATAGAAGAAGAGACAATAATTCTTGGTCTCTACTTGGAGGAGCAATGGAGTATGGAGAAAATATTGAGAGAACTGTGATAAGAGAAGTGAAAGAGGAGTCTGGTTTAGAAGTTCGAGTAGAAAAACTTATTGGCATATATTCAGATCCCAATCATATAATCGAGTATTCAAATGGAGAGATCAGACAACAATTTTCAATTTGTTTTCATTGCATTTTAGAATCAGGTGAAATTAGTGTTAGCAATGAGTCTTACGAAGTTAGATTTTTTGAAAAAGAAGAAGTGTTTAAAGTGAATATGCATCCAGCACAAAAAATTAGGTTAGAGGATTTCTTCTCGAACTCTTCAAAATCAATGATTAGGTAG
- a CDS encoding NUDIX hydrolase, with amino-acid sequence MQGYNVLMIYSKDMDKLLMCKRSRNPYKGLSNLVGGKIEHGESGIMAAYRELFEETGISNKDIILHHLMDFKYYIQECYVEVYFGELNYHVDVYGDENELYWSDLNKDFFDMSLFAGEGNIGHMIEQVKMSKDKILKEITL; translated from the coding sequence GTGCAAGGGTATAATGTGCTCATGATTTACAGCAAAGATATGGATAAATTACTTATGTGCAAGCGATCAAGGAATCCATATAAGGGTTTAAGTAATCTTGTTGGCGGTAAAATTGAACACGGAGAATCCGGCATTATGGCGGCATATAGAGAATTATTTGAAGAGACTGGCATATCTAATAAAGATATTATTCTACATCATTTAATGGACTTCAAATACTATATTCAAGAATGTTACGTGGAAGTTTATTTTGGCGAGTTAAATTATCATGTAGACGTCTACGGGGATGAAAATGAATTATACTGGTCCGATTTAAATAAGGATTTTTTCGATATGTCATTGTTTGCAGGTGAGGGTAATATTGGGCATATGATTGAACAAGTTAAGATGAGTAAGGATAAGATTCTTAAAGAAATTACTCTATAA
- a CDS encoding tyrosine-type recombinase/integrase: MQKALKLRGYSRKTIKAYCNQVERFLKHTPFEKTDVTTSNLQTYCLDLLERGISHLSVNQTISALRFYCKHVLHHPTDIQYIRPKKQTKLPQVLSEKEVAQLLKSVTNPKHKAILFLTYSSGLRVSEVVRLRCSDLDIERQTLILRQGEGQKDRRTILSSLAWGMVQKYVTEYRPTRWLFPGQSSDRHLTERSVQKVLEEARQRAGIVKKVSIHVLRHSFATHLLENGTDLRYIQELLGHTSARTTQRYTHVSTKNIQRIQSPLDRLDLGD, translated from the coding sequence TTGCAGAAGGCACTAAAGTTACGAGGATACAGCCGCAAAACAATTAAAGCGTATTGTAATCAGGTCGAACGTTTTCTGAAACATACTCCTTTTGAAAAAACGGATGTCACGACATCTAATTTACAGACGTATTGTCTAGACTTGCTTGAGCGAGGGATATCCCATTTAAGCGTGAATCAGACAATTAGCGCGCTACGTTTCTATTGTAAACATGTACTTCATCACCCTACGGATATCCAGTATATTCGTCCCAAAAAGCAGACCAAGCTTCCACAAGTATTGTCGGAAAAGGAAGTCGCTCAATTGCTCAAATCCGTAACCAATCCTAAACATAAGGCCATATTGTTTCTAACCTATTCTTCTGGACTTCGTGTAAGTGAAGTTGTGCGTTTGCGGTGCAGCGATCTTGATATTGAAAGGCAAACACTCATCTTGAGACAGGGGGAGGGGCAAAAGGATCGGAGAACGATCCTATCGAGTCTAGCGTGGGGTATGGTGCAGAAATACGTCACTGAATATAGACCAACTCGATGGCTCTTTCCAGGGCAATCTTCTGATCGGCATCTTACGGAGCGGAGTGTGCAGAAGGTTCTTGAAGAAGCCAGACAACGTGCAGGCATTGTGAAGAAGGTTAGTATTCATGTCTTAAGACACTCTTTCGCCACGCATTTACTGGAAAACGGAACAGACCTGCGCTATATCCAAGAGCTGCTTGGTCACACGAGTGCACGAACAACACAGCGATATACGCATGTTAGTACGAAGAATATTCAGCGTATTCAGAGCCCGCTGGATCGTTTGGATCTGGGAGATTGA
- a CDS encoding B12-binding domain-containing radical SAM protein, with protein sequence MKVILSTLNAKYIHTSLALRCLKAYSEKDFDIDLAEYTIKDPVMNIVSDLYQRGADVIGFSCYIWNIEETIKVIDNLKKVMPEVKILLGGPEVSYDTEYWMNRIPNVDFIVMGEGEETLHQLLTELEGDKKFHFVYGLAYRKGEEVILMPGRPKADLNDLPSPHRFEEDIPELGKRVVYFETSRGCPFSCQFCLSSIEVGVRYYDIERTKSDILYLIEKGAKLIKFVDRTFNIKRDYALEMFKFLIENHQGTVFQFEITADIMRPEVLDYLAENAPPGTFRFEIGVQSTNDPTNELVKRRQNFTKLSRTVNKVKASGKIDQHLDLIAGLPEEDYNTFRKTFNDVFALGPEELQLGFLKMLRGTGLRLDAEKYNYTYMDHAPYEILGSDVLPFSDIVRLKRLEDVLEKYWNAHRMDHTLKYLMEQEFDSPFDFFQAFGDYWEGQGWQKIGHQLEDLFTRLHSFLESRNTPHMDVVLGLMKLDYFLGHKYKPRKIWWEDPLQKDQWAGYMKTLAERPEDVRLPRVAGAAGSAWLESSGTSAVAAAGSSAAAGEDSAADAAGVIGSSAGGAASLASGDATGSAADGAADGVDGNASRALPMTSAMTAQTVMGARAFADLGLGEKELQKHTVLDVLPFRLERVLAGVSPLAAKGRTLLVVVYQQHEGQQAQYYTLPLGEEAAAM encoded by the coding sequence ATGAAGGTTATTCTTTCTACATTAAATGCAAAGTACATCCATACATCCTTGGCCTTGCGTTGTCTGAAGGCGTACAGTGAGAAGGATTTTGATATTGACCTGGCGGAGTATACGATCAAGGACCCAGTGATGAATATTGTGTCTGATCTGTACCAGCGCGGCGCGGACGTGATTGGGTTCTCGTGTTACATCTGGAACATTGAAGAGACGATCAAGGTCATTGATAATCTGAAAAAGGTTATGCCTGAGGTGAAAATTCTGTTGGGTGGGCCGGAAGTGTCCTACGACACGGAATATTGGATGAACCGGATTCCCAATGTGGATTTCATCGTGATGGGTGAAGGGGAAGAGACGCTGCATCAGCTTTTGACGGAGCTGGAGGGAGACAAGAAGTTCCACTTCGTATATGGACTGGCGTATCGCAAAGGGGAAGAAGTCATTCTCATGCCAGGACGACCGAAGGCGGATCTGAACGATTTGCCGTCGCCGCATCGATTTGAAGAGGATATCCCGGAGCTTGGGAAACGGGTTGTTTATTTTGAGACCAGCCGTGGCTGTCCTTTCAGTTGTCAGTTCTGTCTTTCCAGTATTGAGGTCGGCGTGCGGTATTACGATATTGAGCGGACAAAGTCGGACATTTTGTACCTCATTGAGAAAGGTGCGAAGCTGATCAAGTTTGTGGACCGGACGTTTAACATCAAGCGGGATTATGCGCTCGAAATGTTCAAATTCCTGATTGAGAATCATCAGGGGACGGTGTTCCAGTTTGAAATTACGGCGGATATTATGCGTCCTGAAGTACTGGACTATCTGGCAGAGAATGCGCCACCGGGCACATTCCGGTTCGAGATTGGGGTTCAGTCAACCAATGATCCGACGAATGAACTGGTGAAGCGCCGCCAGAACTTTACGAAGCTGAGTCGTACGGTGAACAAGGTGAAAGCCAGCGGTAAAATCGATCAGCATCTGGATCTCATCGCCGGACTGCCGGAGGAAGATTACAATACGTTCCGCAAGACGTTTAACGATGTTTTTGCTCTGGGGCCGGAAGAGCTGCAGCTTGGATTCCTTAAAATGCTACGTGGTACAGGTCTGCGTCTGGATGCGGAGAAGTACAACTATACGTATATGGATCATGCGCCGTATGAAATTCTGGGCAGTGACGTGCTGCCGTTCAGCGACATCGTGCGTCTGAAGCGGCTGGAGGATGTGCTGGAGAAATACTGGAACGCACACCGGATGGACCATACGCTGAAGTATCTAATGGAGCAAGAGTTTGATTCGCCATTTGATTTCTTCCAGGCGTTCGGGGATTACTGGGAGGGTCAAGGTTGGCAGAAGATCGGTCACCAACTGGAGGATCTGTTCACTCGTCTGCACAGCTTCCTAGAGTCGCGCAACACACCGCACATGGATGTTGTGCTTGGCCTGATGAAGCTCGATTATTTCCTCGGTCACAAATACAAACCGCGCAAAATCTGGTGGGAAGATCCACTCCAGAAGGATCAGTGGGCGGGTTATATGAAAACGTTGGCTGAACGTCCGGAAGACGTTCGCCTGCCACGCGTTGCCGGTGCCGCTGGCTCGGCCTGGTTGGAAAGCAGCGGCACGAGTGCAGTTGCCGCTGCGGGAAGTTCGGCTGCTGCCGGGGAAGACTCTGCCGCAGATGCGGCGGGTGTGATCGGCAGCAGTGCCGGGGGTGCAGCGTCGCTCGCTTCGGGCGACGCAACAGGGTCCGCCGCGGATGGAGCGGCGGACGGGGTGGACGGCAACGCTTCGCGTGCGTTGCCGATGACCTCGGCCATGACCGCACAGACGGTCATGGGTGCCCGTGCTTTCGCCGACCTCGGTCTCGGCGAAAAGGAACTGCAGAAGCACACCGTATTGGATGTGCTTCCGTTCCGGCTTGAGCGTGTGCTAGCTGGCGTCAGCCCGCTTGCCGCGAAAGGCCGGACGCTGCTGGTCGTTGTATACCAGCAGCATGAAGGGCAGCAGGCGCAGTATTACACGCTGCCGCTGGGAGAAGAAGCCGCTGCCATGTAG